A single window of Candidatus Eisenbacteria bacterium DNA harbors:
- a CDS encoding energy transducer TonB, translating into MTAATLRFDLEQARARTRWTMSVSVVSHGLLFLCLVFHPVQAPDLAPITEITLLEPGDLAAAPAGSAAPAARGQAAAGVAARSLSDVHFQRLAKRGEMAPDPQSSWAFEDRLDARLAAMQQKASHAAKGITPTSAPTSLFGSSPAVMAGGTGMGTPIALARGGGGGGPPLPLVRGGGAGSAPALATVQETRPGTETPAPARASDTTARRTVAGASITGPIVDRPIVSYLVPVYPEWAKHDAVEGAVTLYFVVRADGGVKENILVQKTAGFEDFDESARVALRVWRFRPLPSGQTGEQWGTITFHFRLRDAG; encoded by the coding sequence ATGACGGCGGCGACCCTGCGGTTTGATCTCGAGCAGGCTCGCGCCCGGACGCGGTGGACCATGAGCGTGAGCGTGGTGTCGCACGGGCTGCTGTTCCTGTGCCTCGTGTTTCACCCGGTCCAGGCGCCCGACCTCGCGCCGATCACCGAAATCACCCTTCTCGAGCCGGGGGATCTGGCCGCCGCCCCGGCGGGTTCCGCGGCTCCCGCCGCGCGGGGACAGGCCGCGGCGGGCGTCGCGGCTCGATCGCTCTCCGACGTCCATTTCCAGCGCCTGGCAAAGCGGGGGGAAATGGCGCCCGACCCTCAATCCTCCTGGGCGTTCGAGGATCGGTTGGACGCGCGTCTCGCGGCGATGCAGCAGAAGGCCAGCCACGCGGCCAAGGGGATCACGCCCACGAGCGCGCCGACGTCCCTGTTCGGATCTTCGCCCGCGGTCATGGCCGGCGGAACCGGTATGGGAACCCCGATCGCGTTGGCCCGTGGCGGAGGCGGAGGAGGGCCCCCGCTACCGCTCGTGCGCGGCGGCGGGGCAGGATCCGCGCCTGCCCTCGCGACGGTGCAGGAAACGCGTCCCGGAACCGAAACGCCCGCCCCGGCGCGTGCGTCCGATACGACCGCGCGCCGTACCGTCGCGGGGGCATCGATCACCGGTCCGATCGTCGATCGACCGATTGTTTCGTATTTGGTCCCGGTCTATCCGGAATGGGCGAAGCACGACGCGGTCGAGGGGGCGGTCACGCTCTACTTCGTGGTCCGCGCGGACGGAGGCGTGAAGGAGAACATCCTCGTTCAGAAGACCGCGGGGTTCGAGGATTTCGACGAGAGCGCGCGCGTCGCGCTCCGCGTCTGGCGATTCAGGCCCCTGCCCTCGGGACAGACCGGCGAGCAGTGGGGCACGATCACCTTCCACTTCAGACTTCGTGACGCGGGCTAG
- a CDS encoding MotA/TolQ/ExbB proton channel family protein, which produces MFENFDWIGAMRSSPVMIIILFCSVMTLGFALERVIYYTKRRGNPDGVLASAIIAVRGGNREEAVRVCNATTHPLGPVAVEMLRSADLPPEAAEEKLQIVLSEQRMELERHLGFLGTMGNTAPLIGLLGTVWGIMRAFHDMARTGSAGPSVVASGVAEALFTTAAGLLVAVPAVMLYNHFVRRMGNLLTVAENHARTLRIETNIHRNASHHGTRAA; this is translated from the coding sequence ATGTTTGAGAATTTCGACTGGATCGGGGCGATGCGCTCGAGCCCGGTCATGATCATCATCCTTTTCTGCAGCGTCATGACGCTCGGGTTTGCGCTGGAACGCGTGATCTACTACACGAAGCGCCGGGGGAATCCGGACGGGGTGCTCGCCTCCGCGATCATCGCCGTGCGCGGCGGGAACCGCGAGGAAGCCGTACGCGTCTGCAACGCGACGACCCACCCGCTCGGGCCGGTCGCGGTCGAAATGCTCCGCAGCGCGGACCTCCCGCCCGAGGCCGCTGAGGAGAAGCTCCAGATCGTATTGAGCGAGCAGCGGATGGAGCTGGAGCGGCATCTTGGATTCCTGGGCACCATGGGGAACACCGCGCCCCTGATCGGGCTCCTGGGAACGGTATGGGGAATCATGCGCGCGTTCCATGATATGGCGCGCACGGGCTCCGCGGGCCCCTCCGTCGTCGCCTCGGGCGTCGCGGAGGCGCTCTTTACGACCGCCGCGGGGCTCCTCGTGGCCGTTCCCGCCGTCATGCTCTACAACCACTTCGTGCGTCGGATGGGCAACCTGCTCACGGTCGCGGAGAACCACGCGCGCACGCTTCGGATCGAAACCAATATCCACCGGAACGCGTCGCACCACGGCACGCGGGCCGCGTAA
- a CDS encoding biopolymer transporter ExbD, whose amino-acid sequence MRFRPVAPHFMITRINVTPIIDVALVLVIILLVTAPLLSVADLPVDLPQARTREAEDERNVSITLSSTGHLALDDEVVPSEDLGALLHAKLSKRENQNVLVVVRADSGAPYGAVRRLLQQAKAAGASRIAIATRQRTESGR is encoded by the coding sequence ATGCGCTTCCGCCCCGTCGCTCCGCACTTCATGATCACCAGGATCAACGTCACGCCCATCATCGACGTGGCGCTGGTCCTCGTGATCATCCTGCTCGTGACCGCGCCCCTTCTCTCCGTCGCGGACCTCCCCGTCGACCTCCCCCAGGCCCGAACGCGCGAAGCGGAGGACGAGAGGAACGTGAGCATCACGCTTTCGTCGACCGGGCACCTCGCGTTGGACGACGAGGTGGTCCCGAGCGAGGATCTCGGCGCTCTGCTCCACGCGAAGCTTTCCAAGCGGGAGAACCAGAACGTGCTGGTCGTCGTCCGCGCCGACTCGGGCGCGCCGTACGGGGCGGTCCGGCGGCTCCTTCAGCAGGCCAAGGCGGCCGGCGCCTCGCGGATCGCGATCGCGACACGGCAGAGAACGGAGTCCGGACGATGA
- a CDS encoding biopolymer transporter ExbD: MRRYTRGKRVPESIHDVNMTPLIDVSLVLVVILMITTPMAFQSGIQIRSAATSGRAAVQRVRAERIEITIVSPDSVIVNRNLMPRASLSGMLRPLLAVSATKTVVVRCNDGVPHGSFVSVLDEAKSCGAAQIAVMGG, encoded by the coding sequence GTGCGGCGATACACGCGGGGCAAACGGGTCCCGGAATCTATTCACGACGTGAACATGACGCCCTTGATCGACGTCTCGCTCGTGCTCGTGGTCATCCTCATGATCACGACGCCGATGGCGTTCCAGTCCGGCATCCAGATCCGGAGCGCGGCGACCAGCGGCCGTGCCGCGGTCCAGCGCGTGCGCGCCGAGCGCATCGAGATCACCATCGTGTCCCCCGACAGCGTGATCGTGAATCGGAATCTCATGCCGCGAGCGTCGCTCTCGGGAATGCTCCGTCCCCTTCTCGCCGTGAGCGCGACCAAGACGGTCGTTGTGCGCTGCAACGACGGCGTGCCGCACGGCAGCTTTGTCTCCGTTCTCGATGAAGCCAAGAGTTGTGGCGCCGCGCAGATCGCGGTGATGGGAGGCTGA